Proteins co-encoded in one Bos taurus isolate L1 Dominette 01449 registration number 42190680 breed Hereford chromosome X, ARS-UCD2.0, whole genome shotgun sequence genomic window:
- the HCFC1 gene encoding host cell factor 1 isoform X9, protein MASAVSPANSPAVLLQPRWKRVVGWSGPVPRPRHGHRAVAIKELIVVFGGGNEGIVDELHVYNTATNQWFIPAVRGDIPPGCAAYGFVCDGTRLLVFGGMVEYGKYSNDLYELQASRWEWKRLKAKTPKNGPPPCPRLGHSFSLVGNKCYLFGGLANDSEDPKNNIPRYLNDLYILELRPGSGVVAWDIPITYGVLPPPRESHTAVVYTEKDNKKSKLVIYGGMSGCRLGDLWTLDIETLTWNKPSLSGVAPLPRSLHSATTIGNKMYVFGGWVPLVMDDVKVATHEKEWKCTNTLACLNLDTMAWETILMDTLEDNIPRARAGHCAVAINTRLYIWSGRDGYRKAWNNQVCCKDLWYLETEKPPPPARVQLVRANTNSLEVSWGAVATADSYLLQLQKYDIPATAATATSPTPNPVPSVPANPPKSPAPAAAAPAVQPLTQVGITLLPQAAAAPPTTTTIQVLPTVPGSSISVPAAARTQGVPAVLKVTGPQATTGTPLVTMRPASQAGKAPVTVTSLPAGVRMVVPTQSAQGTVIGSSPQMSGMAALAAAAAATQKIPPSSAPTVLSVPAGTTIVKTVAVTPGTTTLPATVKVASSPVMVSNPATRMLKTAAAQVGTSVSSAANTSTRPIITVHKSGTVTVAQQAQVVTTVVGGVTKTITLVKSPISVPGGSALISNLGKVMSVVQTKPVQTSAVTGQASTGPVTQIIQTKGPLPAGTILKLVTSADGKPTTIITTTQASGAGTKPTILGISSVSPSTTKPGTTTIIKTIPMSAIITQAGATGVTSSAGIKSPITIITTKVMTSGTGAPAKIITAVPKIATGHGQQGVTQVVLKGAPGQPGTILRTVPMGGVRLVTPVTVSAVKPAVTTLVVKGTTGVTTLGTVTGTVSTSLAGAGGHSTSASLATPITTLGTIATLSSQVINPTAITVSAAQTTLTAAAGLTTPTITMQPVSQPTQVTLITAPSGVEAQPVHDLPVSILASPTTEQPTATVTIADSGQGDVQPGTVTLVCSNPPCETHETGTTNTATTTVVANLGGHPQPTQVQFVCDRQEATAALVTSTVGQPNGSVVRVCSNPPCETHETGTTSTATTAMSGIGGGPRRDIRLACAATTIPTVVRVSVTAGASEGAQVSIKPACQTRQTSATSTTMTVMATGAPCSAGPLLRPSVALEAAGRGATLLQLGPLSAQVRPGGEERSLAGLGPLVSVGRQLEVHHTHTTNTPTVARSAMGAGEPHELLGAPTLVYESSASASVTAAALEALLCPSAAVTQVCSNPPCETHETGTTHTPTTATSGGAAGQPEGGQQPPASRPCETHQTASTGTTMSVSLGALLPDAAPSHRTLESSLEVAVPPAVAPQAGASLLTPFPTQRVCSNPPCETHETGTTHTATTVTSNMSSNQDPPPPAGDQGEVESTQGDSVNIASSSPITTTVSSTLTRAVTTVTQSTPVPGPSVPPPEELQASPGPRQQLPPRQLLQPASAPLVGDSAEVLSASQSPELQAAVDLSSTGDPSSGQEPASSAVVATVVVQPPPPTQSEVDQLSLPQELMAEAQAGTTTLMVTGLTPEELAVTAAAEAAAQAAATEEAQALAIQAVLQAAQQAVMGTGEPMDTSEAAAAVTQAELSHLSAEGQEGQATTIPIVLTQQELAALVQQQQLQEAQAQQQQHHLPTEALAPADSLNDPTIESNCLNELAGAVPSTVSLLPPTATESLAPSNTFVAPQPVVVASPAKLQAAATLTEVANGIESLGVKPDLPPPPSKAPVKKENQWFDVGVIKGTNVMVTHYFLPPEDAVPTDDDSGTVPDYNQLKKQELQPGTAYKFRVAGINACGRGPFSEISAFKTCLPGFPGAPCAIKISKSPDGAHLTWEPPSVTSGKIIEYSVYLAIQSAQAGGETKSSTPAQLAFMRVYCGPSPSCLVQSSSLSNAHIDYTTKPAIIFRIAARNEKGYGPATQVRWLQETSKDSSGAKPASKRPMSSPEMKSAPKKSKADGQ, encoded by the exons CGACCAACCAGTGGTTCATCCCAGCTGTGAGAGGGGACATCCCTCCTGGGTGTGCAGCCTATGGCTTCGTGTGCGATGGGACACGCCTGCTCGTGTTTGGAGGGATGGTGGAATACGGGAAGTACAGCAACGACCTCTACGAGCTCCAG GCAAGCCGGTGGGAATGGAAGAGACTGAAAGCAAAGACGCCCAAAAATGGGCCACCTCCGTGTCCTCGGCTTGGGCACAGCTTCTCCCTTGTGGGCAACAAGTGTTACCTGTTTGGGGGTCTGGCCAATGATAGCGAGGACCCCAAGAATAACATTCCGAG GTACCTGAATGACTTATACATCCTGGAACTGCGGCCGGGCTCTGGAGTGGTAGCCTGGGACATTCCCATCACTTACGGCGTCCTGCCCCCACCCCGAGAGTCTCACACTGCAGTGGTCTACACTGAGAAAGACAACAAGAAGTCCAAACTGGTGATCTATGGAGGGATGAGTGGCTGCAGGCTGGGGGACCTCTGGACCTTGGATATCG AGACTTTGACATGGAATAAGCCCAGCCTCAGCGGGGTGGCACCTCTTCCTCGAAGTCTCCACTCGGCCACGACCATAGGAAACAA AATGTACGTGTTTGGTGGCTGGGTGCCTCTCGTCATGGATGACGTCAAAGTGGCCACACACGAGAAGGAGTGGAAGTGTACCAACACTCTGGCTTGTCTCAACCTGG ATACCATGGCTTGGGAGACCATCCTGATGGATACGCTGGAAGACAATATTCCCCGGGCCCGTGCTGGCCACTGTGCGGTAGCCATCAATACCCGCCTTTACATTTGGAGTGGGCGTGACGGCTACCGAAAGGCCTGGAATAACCAGGTCTGCTGCAAGGACCTCTGGTACCTGGAAACGG AGAAGCCGCCACCTCCAGCCCGGGTACAGCTGGTGCGAGCCAACACTAACTCCCTGGAGGTGAGCTGGGGGGCCGTGGCAACAGCCGACAGTTACCTTCTGCAGCTCCAGAAATATGACATTCCTGCCACGGCTGCCACTGCCACCTCCCCCACACCCAATCCAGTCCCGTCTGTGCCTGCCAATCCTCCCAAGAGCCCTGCCCCAGCAGCAGCCGCACCTGCCGTGCAGCCGCTGACCCAAGTAGGCATCACGCTCCTGCCCCAGGCTGCTGCCGCGCCCccgaccaccaccaccatccaggTCTTGCCGACGGTGCCTGGCAGCTCAATCTCCGTGCCCGCCGCAGCCAGGACTCAAG GTGTCCCGGCTGTGCTGAAAGTGACTGGTCCTCAGGCTACCACGGGAACCCCGTTGGTCACCATGCGACCTGCCAGCCAGGCTGGGAAAGCCCCCGTGACTGTGACCTCCCTTCCCGCAGGCGTGCGGATGGTTGTGCCTACACAGAGCGCCCAGGGGACA GTCATTGGCAGCAGCCCGCAGATGAGTGGCATGGCTGCATTGGCAGCCGCGGCTGCTGCCACCCAGAAGATCCCTCCTTCCTCGGCACCCACGGTCCTGAGTGTCCCGGCTGGCACCACTATCGTCAAAACCGTGGCCGTGACGCCGGGCACCACCACGCTCCCAGCCACTGTGAAGGTGGCCTCCTCGCCAGTCATG GTGAGCAACCCAGCCACTCGCATGCTGAAGACTGCAGCTGCCCAGGTGGGGACTTCCGTCTCTTCTGCCGCCAACACATCTACCCGTCCCATCATCACCGTACACAAGTCCGGAACCGTGACAGTGGCCCAGCAAGCCCAGGTGGTGACCACAGTGGTGGGTGGGGTTACCAAGACCATCACCCTGGTGAAGAGCCCCATCTCGGTCCCAGGAGGCAGTGCTCTG ATTTCCAatctgggcaaagtaatgtcagtGGTCCAGACCAAACCGGTTCAGACTTCGGCAGTCACAGGCCAGGCATCTACAGGCCCGGTGACTCAGATCATCCAG ACCAAAGGACCCTTGCCAGCCGGGACCATCCTGAAGCTGGTGACGTCTGCAGATGGCAAGCCCACTACCATCATCACAACCACACAGGCCAGCGGGGCAGGGACTAAGCCTACCATCCTGGGCATCAGCAGTGTGTCCCCCAGCACCACCAAGCCCGGCACCACCACTAtcattaagaccatccccatgtcGGCCATCATCACACAGGCGGGCGCCACGG GCGTGACTAGCAGTGCCGGCATCAAGTCACCCATCACCATTATCACCACCAAGGTGATGACTTCCGGAACTGGAGCCCCCGCCAAAATCATCACGGCTGTTCCCAAAATCGCTACGGGTCACGGGCAGCAAGGAGTGACCCAG gtggtgctgaaGGGCGCACCTGGCCAGCCAGGCACCATCCTCCGCACCGTGCCTATGGGGGGCGTCCGCCTGGTCACCCCTGTTACCGTCTCTGCTGTCAAGCCTGCTGTCACCACACTGGTTGTCAAGGGCACCACAG GCGTCACGACCCTGGGCACGGTGACAGGCACCGTCTCCACCAGCCTGGCCGGAGCCGGGGGCCATAGCACCAGCGCCTCACTGGCCACACCCATCACCACGTTGGGCACCATCGCCACCCTCTCAAGCCAGGTGATCAACCCCACTGCCATCACTGTGTCTGCGGCGCAGACGACGCTGACAGCGGCCGCTGGGCTTACCACACCCACCATAACCATGCAG CCTGTCTCCCAGCCTACCCAGGTGACTCTGATAACGGCCCCCAGCGGGGTGGAGGCCCAGCCTGTGCACGACCTCCCAGTGTCCATTCTGGCCTCCCCTACTACAGAACAGCCCACGGCCACGGTCACCATCGCTGATTCGGGCCAGGGTGATGTGCAGCCCGGCACCGTGACCCTGGTGTGCTCCAACCCGCCGTGCGAAACCCACGAGACGGGCACCACCAATACAGCCACCACCACCGTCGTCGCTAATCTGGGGGGGCACCCCCAGCCCACCCAAGTGCAGTTTGTCTGCGACAGACAGGAGGCCACTGCTGCTCTCGTGACCTCCACGGTGGGCCAGCCGAATGGCAGTGTAGTTCGTGTCTGCTCCAACCCGCCGTGTGAAACCCACGAGACCGGCACCACCAGTACAGCTACCACCGCCATGTCTGGCATCGGAGGCGGGCCGCGGCGAGACATCCGGCTCGCCTGCGCGGCCACCACCATTCCCACCGTGGTCCGGGTCAGCGTGACTGCCGGGGCGTCAGAGGGAGCTCAGGTTTCCATCAAGCCCGCATGCCAAACCCGTCAGACCAGTGCAACCAGCACCACCATGACTGTGATGGCCACCGGGGCCCCGTGCTCGGCTGGCCCACTCCTCAGACCAAGCGTGGCCCTCGAGGCCGCTGGCCGCGGTGCCACTCTCTTGCAGCTGGGGCCACTGAGTGCCCAAGTCAGGCCCGGTGGCGAGGAAAGGTCCCTTGCCGGCCTGGGCCCGCTGGTGTCTGTGGGGCGCCAGCTGGAAGTGCATCACACGCACACGACCAACACGCCCACTGTGGCCCGCTCCGCCATGGGTGCCGGGGAGCCCCACGAGCTGCTGGGGGCCCCCACACTTGTGTACGAGAGCTCAGCCAGCGCCTCTGTGACTGCCGCAGCCCTGGAGGCACTGCTGTGCCCCTCGGCCGCCGTGACCCAGGTCTGCTCCAACCCCCCGTGTGAGACCCACGAGACGGGCACCACCCACACACCCACCACGGCCACATCCGGAGGGGCTGCAGGCCAGCCAGAGGGCGGGCAGCAGCCTCCTGCCAGCCGGCCCTGTGAGACGCACCAGACCGCTTCCACTGGCACGACCATGTCCGTCAGCTTGGGCGCCCTGCTCCCGGATGCCGCCCCCTCCCACAGGACCCTGGAGTCCAGCCTGGAGGTGGCAGTGCCACCCGCAGTCGCCCCTCAGGCCGGTGCTTCGTTGCTCACTCCTTTCCCGACGCAAAGGGTGTGCTCCAACCCACCCTGTGAGACGCATGAGACAGGCACTACGCACACGGCCACCACTGTCACCTCCAACATGAGTTCCAACCAAG ACCCCCCACCGCCTGCCGGCGACCAGGGAGAGGTGGAGAGCACCCAGGGCGACAGTGTGAATATCGCCAGTTCCAGTCCCATCACGACAACAGTGTCCTCCACGCTGACGCGGGCCGTGACCACCGTGACACAGTCCACGCCAGTCCCAGGCCCTTCGGTGCCG CCCCCAGAGGAGCTCCAGGCCTCTCCAGGGCCACGCCAGCAGCTTCCACCACGGCAGCTCCTGCAGCCTGCCTCCGCGCCCTTGGTGGGGGACTCCGCCGAGGTCCTGTCAGCCTCCCAGAGCCCTGAGCTCCAGGCCGCCGTGGATCTGAGCAGTACAGGGGACCCGTCTTCAGGCCAGGAGCCTGCCAGCTCGGCTGTGGTGGCCACCGTGGTGGTCCAGCCACCGCCGCCCACCCAGTCCGAAGTAGACCAGTTGTCCCTCCCCCAAGAGCTGATGGCCGAAGCCCAGGCGGGCACCACCACCCTCATGGTGACAGGGCTCACCCCAGAGGAGCTggcagtgactgctgctgctgaagCGGCCGCGCAGGCTGCAGCCACAGAGGAGGCCCAGGCCCTGGCCATACAGGCCGTGCTCCAGGCCGCACAGCAGGCTGTCATGG GCACCGGGGAGCCCATGGATACTTCAGAGGCGGCCGCAGCGGTGACACAGGCAGAGTTGAGCCACCTGTCGGCCGAGGGCCAGGAAGGCCAGGCGACCACTATCCCCATCGTGCTGACACAGCAGGAGCTGGCTGCCCTggtccagcagcagcagctccaggaaGCAcaggcccagcagcagcagcaccacctgcCCACGGAAGCACTGGCCCCGGCTGACAGCCTCAATGACCCGACCATCGAGAGCAACTGCCTCAATGAGCTGGCCGGGGCTGTGCCCAGCACCGTGAGCCTGCTGCCCCCCACGGCCACTGAGA GCCTGGCCCCGTCCAACACATTTGTGGCCCCCCAGCCGGTCGTTGTGGCCAGCCCCGCGAAGCTGCAGGCCGCAGCCACCCTGACGGAAGTGGCCAATGGCATTGAGTCCCTGGGTGTG AAGCCAGACCTGCCACCGCCACCTAGCAAAGCCCCTGTAAAGAAGGAGAACCAGTGGTTTGACGTGGGGGTCATTAAGGGTACCAATGTGATGGTGACACACTATTTCCTGCCACCCGAAGATGCTGTCCCGACTGAT GATGACTCGGGCACCGTGCCCGACTACAACCAGCTAAAGAAGCAGGAGCTGCAGCCAGGCACTGCCTATAAGTTCCGCGTCGCCGGGATCAATGCCTGCGGCCGGGGGCCCTTCAGTGAGATCTCAGCCTTTAAAACGTGTCTGCCTGGCTTCCCAGGGGCCCCGTGTGCCATTAAAATCAGCAAA AGTCCAGACGGTGCTCACCTCACCTGGGAGCCACCCTCTGTGACCTCCGGCAAGATCATCGAGTACTCAGTGTACCTGGCCATCCAGAGCGCGCAGGCCGGTGGTGAGACCAAGAGCTCGACCCCGGCGCAGCTGGCCTTCATGCGGGTGTACTGCGGGCCCAGCCCCTCCTGCCTCGTGCAGTCCTCCAGCCTCTCCAACGCCCACATCGACTACACCACCAAGCCCGCCATCATCTTCCGCATTGCTGCCCGCAATGAGAAGGGCTACGGCCCAGCCACCCAAGTCAGGTGGTTGCaag AAACCAGTAAAGACAGCTCTGGCGCCAAGCCGGCCAGCAAGCGGCCCATGTCGTCTCCAGAAAT GAAATCCGCGCCAAAGAAATCGAAGGCAGACGGTCAGTGA